One Synergistaceae bacterium genomic region harbors:
- the recA gene encoding recombinase RecA has translation MLEQTLEDIRSKFGDGSIMRLGETVKKNVEVIPSGILPLDVALGIGGFPKGRIIEIFGPEGSGKTTVALYAIAEAQKAGGTAAFIDAEHALDPRLAATLGVNIESLYLAQPDSGEQALYVLDALVRSGAVEVVVVDSVAALTPQAEIDGRIGESQMGLHARLMSYALRRLTSIVSKTNCCVIFINQLRAVISTGYGAGPTETTTGGRALKFYSSVRLEVRRGKKIDKGDETIGHELYIKVVKNKQAPPFRLAHTSLIYGKGIPRGVSVVDMAVDYEIIKRRGSWLAYKGETLGQGKESVAQMLDKNPELQQEIVTEIMAAVSQGIGFTQPIPDADEDKTAVEAGEPLDVEEGILDLSDDDSQP, from the coding sequence ATGCTGGAGCAGACGCTCGAAGACATTCGAAGTAAATTTGGCGATGGCTCTATCATGCGTCTGGGAGAAACCGTCAAAAAGAATGTGGAGGTTATCCCGTCCGGTATTCTGCCGCTGGACGTGGCTCTGGGGATTGGCGGTTTTCCGAAGGGGCGCATCATTGAGATATTCGGGCCCGAGGGATCGGGTAAAACCACTGTTGCCCTGTACGCCATAGCAGAGGCGCAGAAAGCGGGAGGCACCGCCGCCTTCATCGACGCCGAACATGCGCTGGATCCCCGCCTTGCCGCCACCCTCGGGGTGAATATCGAGTCGCTTTATCTGGCTCAGCCCGACAGCGGCGAACAGGCCCTTTACGTACTGGATGCCCTGGTGCGCAGCGGAGCGGTGGAGGTCGTGGTCGTGGACTCCGTGGCGGCCCTGACGCCTCAGGCGGAGATCGACGGCAGAATCGGCGAAAGTCAGATGGGCCTTCACGCCCGCCTCATGTCCTATGCGCTGCGCCGTTTGACCTCTATCGTTTCGAAGACCAACTGCTGCGTCATTTTCATCAACCAGCTTCGGGCGGTGATTTCCACGGGGTACGGGGCGGGGCCCACCGAAACGACGACGGGAGGCAGGGCTTTGAAGTTCTATTCCTCCGTACGCCTGGAGGTGCGCCGAGGCAAAAAAATCGACAAGGGCGACGAAACCATCGGCCACGAGCTGTACATAAAAGTCGTCAAAAACAAGCAGGCTCCTCCCTTCAGACTGGCTCATACCAGCCTGATTTACGGAAAGGGAATTCCGAGGGGCGTGTCCGTGGTGGATATGGCGGTGGACTATGAGATCATCAAACGCAGAGGCTCCTGGCTGGCTTACAAGGGAGAGACTCTGGGACAGGGCAAAGAGTCGGTGGCTCAGATGCTGGATAAAAATCCGGAACTGCAGCAGGAAATCGTGACGGAAATCATGGCTGCCGTGAGCCAGGGGATTGGCTTCACCCAGCCCATTCCCGACGCCGACGAGGATAAAACCGCGGTGGAGGCGGGCGAGCCGCTGGACGTGGAAGAAGGTATTTTGGACCTTTCGGACGACGACAGTCAGCCCTGA